A part of Salmo salar chromosome ssa18, Ssal_v3.1, whole genome shotgun sequence genomic DNA contains:
- the zgc:101765 gene encoding glyoxal reductase, translating into MSESDPQPSPSIPPIHSSPTPSVLLNTGARMPLLGLGTYRLRGPDDILQAVDAALSTGYRSFDTASVYQNEADLGRALRLLLPKHGLSRADVFITSKLGPKDQGSRAREGALRSLELLDLDYIDLYLIHWPGTQGLGVGDKRNPENRAQSWAVLEELHAQGQGKLRAIGVSNYTPGHMKELLEGCCVTPAVLQVEFHPRLSQGEMRHLCGEKGVCFQAYSSLGTGSLLQDPLVVQIAQGYGLTTAQVLLRWAVQQGVPVLPKSSHPTRIAENGRVFDFELAAEDMERLEGMDCGQKYCWDPSQVA; encoded by the exons ATGTCTGAGTCTGATCCTCagccctctccctccattcctcccatcCACTCCTCCCCCACCCCATCTGTTCTGCTCAACACCGGGGCCAGGATGCCTCTCCTGGGGCTTGGTACCTACCGGCTCCGCGGCCCTGATGATATCCTCCAGGCCGTCGACGCCGCGCTCTCCACCGGCTACCGCTCATTTGACACGGCCTCTGTCTACCAGAACGAGGCTGACCTGGGTCGAGCACTGCGACTCCTCCTACCCAAACACGGCCTCTCCCGAGCGGACGTCTTCATCACCAGCAAGCTGGGCCCCAAGGACCAGGGCTCCAGAGCCAG GGAAGGGGCTCTGAGGAGTCTAGAACTGCTGGATCTAGACTATATAGATCTATACTTGATCCACTGGCCAGGGACCCAGGGGCTGGGGGTGGGAGACAAGAGGAACCCAGAGAATAGAGCTCAGAGCTGGGCAGTGTTAGAGGAGCTCCATGCCCAGGGCCAGGGGAAGCTGAGGGCCATAGGGGTGTCCAACTACACCCCAGGACATATGAAGGAGCTACTGGAGGGGTGTTGCGTCACCCCCGCTGtactacag GTAGAGTTCCATCCCCGTCTGTCCCAGGGGGAGATGAGGCATCTGTGTGGGGAGAAGGGTGTCTGTTTCCAGGCTTACTCCTCCCTGGGGACTGGCTCTCTCCTCCAGGACCCTTTAGTGGTCCAGATTGCACAGGGATATGGCCTGACCACTGCACAG GTTCTGCTCAGGTGGGCGGTACAGCAGGGAGTCCCCGTCCTACCCAAGTCATCTCACCCCACCAGGATAGCAGAGAACGGCCGTGTGTTTGACTTTGAGCTGGCTGCTGAAGATATGGAGAGGCTGGAGGGGATGGACTGTGGACAGAAATACTGTTGGGACCCTTCACAGGTAGCCTGA